In Bacillota bacterium, one DNA window encodes the following:
- a CDS encoding nitroreductase family protein: protein MLKPELYDLMFKRKSIRSFDATPLDAATLSEIAAFAESAVSLYDIKSAFKIYDASQVKGMVGKAPHFLSIYSEEKNGCLENAGYIMEQIDLFLSSRGIGSCWQGMAKPPKFTEENETLKYIVTLAFGKPSAPLHRENLDEFKRKPLNEISSCPDESELLETVRLAPSAVNSQTWFYAGKKGEIHVYCKPNMLFKNMSFVDMGIALCFMTLAAQKEGRHIDIIHQDPNLPEYIKYKYIATAKIKSKTTQLS from the coding sequence ATGTTAAAACCAGAACTATACGATTTGATGTTTAAAAGAAAATCAATTAGGTCTTTTGATGCAACCCCGCTTGATGCCGCAACTTTATCAGAAATTGCAGCATTTGCAGAATCTGCAGTTTCACTTTATGATATAAAGTCAGCATTTAAAATATATGATGCCTCACAAGTTAAGGGAATGGTGGGGAAAGCCCCGCATTTTCTTTCAATCTATTCAGAAGAAAAGAATGGATGTTTGGAAAATGCAGGATACATAATGGAGCAGATCGATCTGTTCTTATCATCAAGGGGAATAGGTTCCTGCTGGCAGGGAATGGCTAAACCGCCTAAGTTTACTGAAGAAAACGAAACACTAAAATATATTGTAACGCTTGCTTTCGGAAAACCCTCTGCCCCGCTTCACAGGGAGAATTTAGATGAATTTAAAAGAAAACCGCTTAACGAGATAAGTTCATGCCCTGACGAGTCAGAGCTTTTGGAAACAGTTAGATTGGCACCGTCCGCTGTAAACAGCCAGACATGGTTCTATGCAGGAAAAAAAGGAGAAATACATGTTTACTGCAAACCTAATATGCTTTTCAAAAATATGAGTTTTGTGGACATGGGAATTGCATTATGCTTTATGACGCTTGCAGCACAGAAAGAGGGCAGACATATCGATATTATACATCAAGATCCTAACCTTCCCGAATATATAAAATATAAATATATTGCGACAGCTAAAATAAAGTCAAAAACTACCCAGCTTTCATAA
- a CDS encoding Tex family protein: MDIAKLLIKQFNLKPFQVENTIKLIDDGNTIPFIARYRKEMTGELDDQTLRELSERLEYLRSLQQKMDEIKRLIDEQGKLTPELEQAIASAETLTALEDIYRPYRPKRRTRATIAKEKGLSPLADILMAQDDKVNPEEIAKEYIDPEKGVNDIEEALAGAMDIIAESVSENAEYRGRVRELIVEGGCLTSKSKKDDDSVYRLYYDYSEPLAKAPSHRILAVDRGEKDGFLQVKITATDDQIKAYLLRKNIINNSPSSKYIENAILDAYDRLIFPSVSNEVRASVTERAQEQAMKVFAENLRNLLLQPPVKGRVVMGFDPAYRTGCKIAVVDDTGRLVTTTVVYPTPPQNKTEEARRILTELIEKHHINIISIGNGTASKESEIFVADLIHNITHPVYYMMVSEAGASVYSASKLAAEEFPELDVSLRSAISIARRLQDPLAELVKIDPKAIGVGQYQHDMNPKRLGEELGGVVEFCVNNVGVDVNTASPSLLSYISGISSSTAKNICSFREEIGRFKSRIQLKKVKGLGPKAYEQCAGFLRIPDSKDILDNTSVHPESYDAAIKLLSIMGYTLEDVKNKNISSLQKEVDNYGIENLASETGVGVPTLRDIINELLKPGRDPRDELPKPMLRSDVMDINSLVPGMELMGTVRNVADFGAFVDIGVHQDGLVHISQLSEKFVKRAMDVVSVGDIIRVRILDVDIPKKRISLKRIEQ, from the coding sequence ATGGATATAGCAAAATTATTAATAAAACAGTTTAATTTAAAACCATTTCAGGTTGAAAACACGATAAAACTAATCGACGATGGTAATACAATTCCTTTCATTGCAAGATATAGAAAGGAAATGACCGGTGAGCTTGACGATCAGACTCTGCGTGAACTATCAGAACGGCTCGAATATCTCCGTTCTCTTCAGCAGAAAATGGATGAAATCAAGCGTCTTATAGACGAGCAAGGCAAACTCACCCCTGAACTCGAACAGGCTATAGCGTCTGCCGAAACATTAACCGCGCTTGAAGATATTTACCGTCCCTACCGACCAAAACGCCGCACAAGAGCGACAATTGCGAAAGAAAAGGGGCTCTCTCCTCTTGCAGATATTTTAATGGCTCAGGATGATAAAGTGAATCCGGAAGAAATCGCAAAAGAATATATTGACCCTGAAAAAGGCGTCAACGATATTGAAGAAGCTTTGGCTGGGGCAATGGATATTATTGCGGAATCAGTCTCAGAAAATGCAGAATATCGCGGTAGGGTGCGAGAACTAATTGTGGAAGGGGGTTGCCTTACTTCAAAATCAAAGAAAGATGACGACTCTGTATATCGTCTTTATTATGATTACAGCGAACCTTTGGCTAAAGCTCCCTCTCATAGGATTCTTGCCGTCGACCGCGGAGAAAAAGATGGTTTTCTGCAAGTAAAAATAACTGCAACAGATGACCAGATCAAGGCTTACCTTCTCAGAAAAAATATTATTAATAATTCCCCATCATCGAAATATATAGAAAACGCCATACTTGACGCATACGACAGACTTATATTTCCATCCGTTTCCAACGAAGTGCGAGCGAGCGTAACAGAGCGGGCACAAGAGCAGGCAATGAAAGTCTTTGCGGAAAATTTAAGGAACCTTTTATTACAGCCTCCAGTTAAGGGACGGGTTGTAATGGGTTTCGACCCTGCCTACCGCACCGGATGTAAAATAGCAGTCGTCGATGACACCGGGCGTTTAGTCACAACTACTGTCGTATACCCTACGCCGCCTCAAAACAAAACTGAAGAGGCTCGGCGTATACTTACGGAACTTATTGAAAAACATCACATAAATATAATTTCAATCGGAAACGGAACTGCGTCAAAAGAGTCAGAAATATTTGTTGCCGACCTTATACACAATATAACACATCCTGTATATTATATGATGGTAAGCGAAGCCGGAGCTTCTGTCTATTCAGCCTCAAAGCTTGCGGCAGAAGAATTCCCCGAGCTTGATGTTTCCCTCAGAAGCGCTATATCAATAGCAAGACGTCTCCAGGATCCCCTTGCCGAGCTTGTGAAAATCGACCCGAAAGCAATCGGGGTCGGTCAGTATCAGCATGATATGAATCCGAAAAGACTCGGCGAAGAGTTAGGCGGGGTTGTCGAATTTTGCGTTAACAATGTCGGCGTCGATGTCAACACTGCTTCACCATCGCTTCTGTCTTATATTTCGGGCATTTCTTCATCGACTGCAAAAAATATCTGCTCCTTTCGCGAAGAAATCGGGCGGTTCAAAAGTCGTATCCAGCTAAAAAAAGTCAAGGGTCTTGGTCCAAAGGCATATGAACAATGCGCAGGTTTCTTACGTATTCCTGACAGTAAGGATATACTTGACAATACTTCTGTCCATCCAGAGTCTTATGATGCCGCAATCAAGCTTTTGTCAATCATGGGCTATACCCTTGAGGATGTTAAAAACAAAAATATCTCATCACTTCAAAAAGAGGTTGATAATTACGGCATTGAAAACCTCGCTTCTGAAACAGGAGTCGGAGTTCCCACACTAAGAGACATAATAAACGAGCTTCTTAAGCCGGGGCGTGACCCGCGTGACGAACTGCCAAAGCCTATGCTTAGATCTGATGTAATGGATATAAACAGCCTTGTTCCAGGGATGGAGCTTATGGGTACAGTGCGTAACGTTGCCGATTTTGGTGCATTTGTCGATATTGGCGTTCATCAGGATGGACTCGTTCATATAAGTCAGCTTTCTGAAAAATTTGTTAAACGAGCAATGGATGTAGTTTCTGTAGGTGATATTATCCGCGTACGTATTCTGGACGTAGATATCCCTAAAAAACGTATTTCACTTAAGCGCATTGAACAATAA
- a CDS encoding extracellular solute-binding protein, whose protein sequence is MRFSRRIMCVMLAASIVGTLVTGCARPKATAAKDPAVAARLENLNLKGFPIVKQPVTLNFLVSTNAFQKDYANTYVWKKYEEKTNVHINWTTVPSNNIKEKRNLILASGQNLPDAFYRCGFGSVDVQKYGSQGLFVKMNDLIDKYMPNLKTLLDKMDSVRKGLPTVDGSIYSLPGVSNCPEGEIGVKFFLNKKFMDKTGTSMPETLDDFYNVLKAMRDKDANGNGKADEVPLTSTTWSNIANPLKGAFGLMNKGSRHTNVDLDPKTNQLRFIPTTNEFRQLLEFLHKLYSEKLLDNEIFEMSNSGSGTTNVIAKSNADLVGAFAYTNLAIVSTKKTGDFIGIDKALKGPNGDQLWSYMRANTVSKGSFTMSKDCKYPEVVARWMDYWYSEEGARMFYLGVEGETYKKNADGSYEYLPQVCDTSDGESFDAVISKTTPYCGGSNPVIQLSAYFKGGEMDPVPKKAAYDMLKYVPKERWDYFTYTDEEADRQASLEADMFAGYYDIIIPQFISGEKPLNDQAWAEYCQKFKELGLDEYMKIYNSGYDRYKNAK, encoded by the coding sequence ATGAGGTTTAGTAGGCGAATTATGTGCGTTATGCTTGCAGCTTCTATTGTTGGAACCTTAGTAACTGGCTGCGCTCGTCCAAAAGCAACAGCGGCAAAGGATCCTGCAGTAGCAGCAAGACTGGAAAATTTGAATTTAAAGGGCTTTCCGATTGTTAAACAGCCGGTTACTTTAAATTTCTTGGTAAGTACAAATGCATTCCAGAAGGATTACGCCAACACTTACGTTTGGAAAAAGTATGAAGAAAAGACTAACGTACATATTAACTGGACTACAGTCCCTTCAAATAATATTAAGGAAAAGCGCAATCTTATTCTTGCATCGGGGCAAAACCTGCCTGATGCTTTTTATCGTTGCGGTTTTGGCTCTGTTGATGTTCAAAAGTATGGCTCGCAAGGTTTATTTGTGAAGATGAATGACCTTATCGACAAATACATGCCTAACTTAAAGACTTTGCTTGATAAAATGGACAGCGTCAGAAAAGGGCTTCCAACTGTTGATGGGTCAATTTACTCATTACCTGGCGTTTCGAACTGTCCGGAGGGTGAGATTGGAGTAAAGTTTTTTCTGAATAAGAAGTTTATGGATAAAACCGGTACTTCAATGCCTGAAACTCTTGACGATTTTTATAATGTTTTAAAAGCTATGCGCGATAAAGATGCAAACGGCAATGGTAAAGCTGATGAAGTCCCGCTTACCTCAACAACGTGGTCCAATATAGCCAATCCGCTTAAGGGTGCATTTGGTCTCATGAATAAGGGGTCTAGACACACAAATGTTGATCTTGACCCCAAAACCAACCAGCTTCGCTTTATACCTACAACCAACGAATTCCGCCAGCTTCTTGAGTTTCTCCATAAGCTGTATTCAGAAAAACTTCTTGATAATGAAATCTTTGAAATGTCTAATTCGGGTTCGGGTACAACGAACGTTATAGCCAAGAGTAACGCTGACCTTGTTGGAGCATTTGCTTATACTAATCTTGCCATCGTGAGCACTAAGAAAACCGGTGATTTTATCGGAATTGATAAGGCGCTAAAAGGTCCGAATGGAGACCAACTTTGGAGTTATATGCGTGCTAACACGGTTTCAAAGGGCAGTTTCACAATGTCTAAGGATTGCAAATATCCTGAGGTTGTTGCACGCTGGATGGACTATTGGTATAGCGAAGAAGGCGCTCGCATGTTTTATTTGGGCGTTGAGGGTGAAACCTACAAAAAGAATGCAGATGGCAGCTATGAGTATCTGCCGCAGGTCTGCGACACTTCAGATGGTGAATCATTTGACGCAGTAATATCAAAAACTACACCTTATTGCGGTGGCAGTAATCCTGTCATACAGTTATCTGCGTATTTCAAGGGCGGTGAAATGGATCCGGTTCCGAAAAAAGCGGCATATGACATGTTGAAATATGTGCCGAAGGAACGCTGGGATTATTTTACTTACACAGATGAAGAGGCAGATCGGCAGGCATCGCTTGAGGCAGATATGTTTGCTGGTTATTACGATATAATAATTCCGCAATTTATTTCGGGTGAAAAACCGCTGAATGACCAGGCGTGGGCCGAGTATTGCCAGAAGTTTAAGGAGTTAGGCCTTGATGAATATATGAAGATATACAACAGCGGGTATGATAGATATAAGAACGCAAAATAA
- a CDS encoding SdpI family protein, giving the protein MDFWIFMLAMILLTPVIMIALGSIYAKKAPKEINNFTGYRTTMSMKNMDTWNFAHQYYAKVWRFVGWVMLISSFVAMIFVCGKDTNTVGSFSLIVIVIQMIILIGSIAPTEIALRKTFDENGNRR; this is encoded by the coding sequence TTGGACTTCTGGATTTTTATGCTGGCCATGATATTATTAACGCCGGTAATCATGATTGCCCTCGGCAGCATTTATGCAAAAAAAGCGCCAAAAGAAATTAACAATTTCACCGGGTATAGAACAACTATGTCGATGAAAAACATGGACACATGGAATTTTGCACACCAATATTATGCGAAGGTATGGCGCTTTGTTGGCTGGGTCATGCTGATTTCCTCTTTTGTAGCTATGATTTTCGTATGTGGTAAAGATACAAATACTGTTGGCAGCTTTAGCTTAATTGTTATAGTGATACAAATGATTATTTTAATCGGTTCTATAGCTCCGACTGAAATTGCTTTAAGAAAAACTTTCGATGAGAATGGCAATAGACGATAA
- a CDS encoding helix-turn-helix transcriptional regulator, with protein sequence MKNKIRELRKKLNFTQEVLANELGVTRQTINAIENEKYNPTLELAMKLSKLLRSTVEEVFILEDKK encoded by the coding sequence ATGAAAAATAAAATCAGAGAATTAAGGAAAAAACTCAACTTTACACAGGAGGTCCTTGCCAACGAACTCGGCGTGACACGCCAGACAATAAATGCTATTGAAAATGAAAAGTATAATCCTACGTTGGAACTAGCTATGAAACTGTCTAAGCTGTTGCGATCTACAGTTGAGGAAGTCTTCATTTTGGAGGATAAAAAATAA